The following proteins are encoded in a genomic region of Colletotrichum higginsianum IMI 349063 chromosome 9, whole genome shotgun sequence:
- a CDS encoding Psp1 domain-containing protein — MSSGTGSAGTAKPGPPSKQGQGAFSGVSNHAILLDKLNRRSTPDSEALASSDDEADSHRQETSQQANQPQKPVRRASWLNDTTQPLPRPRKGSFASSSMSPTASHPSTPSAEGTAPWGTHTQSSGVMGRAPVSGGSFTWGTGIWNNERKDPPSRLSEVLPSPTSTMPPGSAGGSFFGTDGNYGQTSPAPRDSGPNAQIPFAIPLHPTPKTYRSQSYSVGQLEPDAPPATMSSSTLLGRGRAHGHSGLQHRPSRPSMLSEMSNDTGLLGKVKEVDDDDDESATESMQGSMHQSAEAKTIELLARENAMLRQQQQQQQQQQQQQQQYQNRLRPRASTGVAYGLGNGYALREAVPEESDFAIDELDEVNDGSEMAAKRALGRRMSEYGASGFRSPYENRKLENVKKAFWHSSLGFGGPEGQQSRRHSFADIPTRQGSISSINESFNALDNPVTEQQHPQDFSMGYSENQNTYPLGNTTAYFTPGGGLAAPPQSMQFNNPFPSAYTMHPPYGNRAPSPHRNVYAMSQPRHNQLLHIVLFKCARADVFYVQEGTGLTVKPGDLVIVEADRGTDLGTVARDNVDWQTAKELKEHYAEEQYKWLMMYSQNAAAAQDGTGAGLMAAANGLQGSAVGGMGPPNQHHMQEPNAGELKPKLIKRLAQSHEIHALRDKEGNEAKAKRVCMQKVKEHGLNMEILDAEFQMDWKKLTFYYFADSYINFNSLVTDLFKIYKTRIWMSAINPASFASPTLGIQAPSGVGPGAVGVGRGSSNSERRSTQQQQQQQQQQQQQQQQQQDQQSGGFGGTGPAGRGFQNSFTPPFGGERPGGPAGGYAQQNYPYSHMGGISSAPRPGNMPYVPGVVPSLDSYSFPGAVDYQMRSRFPAGSEAGPHEPAGGPMNPQSDWAAAFQGLSLNSR; from the exons ATGAGTTCTGGTACAGGAAGTGCCGGCACCGCCAAACCTGGCCCGCCTTCCAAACAAGGCCAGGGCGCTTTCTCCGGCGTCAGCAACCacgccatcctcctcgacaagctcaacCGGCGATCGACGCCCGATTCTGAGGCTCTTGCGAGCtcagacgacgaggccgattCTCATCGCCAGGAGACCTCACAACAGGCCAACCAGCCGCAGAAACCTGTCAGACGCGCCTCTTGGCTCAATGATACTACCCAGCCACTACCTCGACCCCGCAAAGGCTCGTTTGCGAGCAGCTCCATGTCTCCCACTGCGTCTCACCCAAGCACCCCCTCCGCCGAAGGAACCGCCCCTTGGGGCACTCACACCCAATCGTCTGGCGTCATGGGCCGTGCTCCCGTGTCCGGAGGTTCCTTCACCTGGGGAACAGGTATCTGGAACAATGAGAGGAAGGACCCCCCCTCTCGCCTCAGTGAAGTTCTGCCTTCGCCCACGTCCACGATGCCGCCCGGCTCGGCTGGTGGCTCGTTTTTTGGTACTGACGGCAACTATGGCCAGACGTCTCCTGCGCCCAGAGACTCTGGCCCCAATGCCCAAATCCCCTTTGCTATTCCTCTCCATCCGACCCCCAAGACCTACCGTTCTCAGTCATACTCCGTCGGCCAGTTAGAGCCTGACGCGCCCCCGGCTACGATGAGCAGCTCTACACTCCTGGGTCGTGGCCGTGCTCATGGACACTCTGGTCTGCAGCACCGTCCTTCCCGGCCCAGCATGCTTAGTGAAATGTCGAACGATACAGGACTGCTCGGCAAAGTCAAGGAGgtggacgatgatgacgatgagaGTGCCACAGAGTCCATGCAGGGATCCATGCATCAGTCCGCCGAGGCAAAGACAATTGAGTTGCTTGCTCGAGAAAACGCCATGCTTcgtcaacagcagcagcagcaacaacagcagcagcagcagcagcagcagtatCAGAACAGACTTCGCCCGAGAGCCTCGACTGGTGTGGCCTACGGACTGGGCAATGGTTACGCCCTGCGCGAAGCTGTCCCCGAGGAGTCCGACTTTGCTATTGACGAGCTCGATGAGGTCAACGACGGAagcgagatggcggcgaagagaGCCTTGGGCCGGAGAATGAGTGAGTACGGAGCGTCTGGATTCCGCTCGCCGTACGAGAACCGGAAGCTGGAGAATGTCAAGAAGGCGTTCTGGCACAGTTCTCTTGGCTTTGGCGGGCCTGAGGGACAGCAGAGTCGAAGACACTCGTTTGCCGACATTCCGACTCGTCAGGGCTCTATCAGTTCCATCAATGAGTCTTTCAACGCGCTCGACAACCCCGTCAcggagcagcagcacccCCAGGATTTCTCCATGGGTTACTCCGAGAACCAGAACACCTATCCTCTTGGCAACACCA CTGCTTACTTCACTCCCGGTGGAGGCCTCGCAGCTCCCCCCCAGAGCATGCAATTCAACAACCCGTTCCCGTCGGCGTACACGATGCACCCCCCGTACGGAAACCGTGCACCCTCGCCCCATCGCAACGTCTACGCCATGTCGCAGCCGCGTCACAACCAGCTGTTGCACATCGTCTTGTTCAAGTGCGCTAGAGCCGATGTCTTTTACGTCCAGGAAGGCACCGGCCTCACTGTCAAGCCAGGTGACCTCGTTATTGTCGAGGCCGATCGGGGAACTGACCTCGGAACCGTTGCGAGAGACAACGTTGACTGGCAGACTGCCAAGGAGCTCAAAGAGCACTACGCCGAAGAACAGTATAAGTGGCTGATGATGTATTCCCAAAACGCCGCTGCTGCCCAGGACGGCACAGGCGCCGGCCTCATGGCGGCTGCGAATGGTCTTCAGGGCAGCGCCGTTGGTGGAATGGGCCCGCCCAATCAACACCACATGCAGGAGCCCAATGCCGGCGAGCTCAAGCCGAAGCTGATCAAGCGTCTGGCCCAGAGCCACGAGATCCACGCCTTGCGGGACAAGGAGGGCAACGAGGCCAAAGCCAAGCGCGTATGCATGCAGAAGGTCAAGGAGCACGGTCTGAACATGGAGAttctcgacgccgagttCCAGAT GGACTGGAAGAAGTTGACGTTCTACTACTTCGCCGACTCGTACATCAACTTCAACTCGCTCGTTACGGACCTGTTCAAGATCTACAAGACAAGAATCTGGATGTCGGCCATTAACCCTGCCTCTTTCGCTAGCCCGACGTTAGGTATTCAGGCCCCTAGCGGTGTTGGGCCTGGAGCAGTCGGTGTTGGTCGTGGATCCAGCAACTCTGAGCGGCGTTCCacgcagcagcaacaacaacaacaacaacaacaacagcagcagcagcagcagcagcaggaccaGCAATCCGGAGGATTCGGAGGCACCGGTCCAGCTGGTCGTGGATTCCAGAACTCCTTCACACCACCGTTTGGTGGAGAACGGCCAGGAGGCCCTGCCGGCGGCTACGCTCAACAGAATTATCCCTACTCGCACATGGGCGGTATTAGTAGTGCGCCCCGGCCTGGAAATATGCCCTACGTCCCGGGTGTCGTTCCATCGCTCGACAGTTACAGCTTCCCGGGAGCTGTCGACTACCAGATGCGATCCCGGTTCCCGGCGGGAAGTGAAGCTGGCCCACATGAGCCGGCCGGTGGGCCCATGAACCCTCAGAGCGACTGGGCGGCCGCGTTTCAGGGCCTCTCCTTGAACAGTCGTTAA